One Halostella salina genomic region harbors:
- a CDS encoding DMT family transporter: MLAMLAWGVWALLADVATKHIDPVSAMVFSYAASVVVALGYVAARDDTLSTARTGIGIALVAGVFAGIGAVAFYAGLERGRTSVVTTVSALYFVVAALLGVVVLGESVEATDVAGVGLATAAVVLLAQ; the protein is encoded by the coding sequence GTGCTGGCGATGCTGGCGTGGGGCGTGTGGGCGCTGCTGGCCGACGTGGCGACGAAGCATATCGACCCCGTGTCGGCGATGGTGTTCTCCTACGCGGCGAGCGTCGTGGTCGCGCTGGGCTACGTCGCGGCCCGGGACGACACGCTGTCGACCGCCCGGACAGGCATCGGCATCGCGCTCGTCGCCGGTGTGTTCGCCGGGATCGGCGCGGTCGCGTTCTACGCCGGGTTAGAGCGCGGGCGGACCAGCGTCGTCACGACGGTGAGCGCGCTGTACTTCGTCGTCGCCGCGCTGCTCGGCGTCGTGGTGCTTGGCGAGTCCGTCGAGGCGACCGACGTGGCCGGCGTCGGTCTCGCGACCGCCGCGGTCGTCCTGCTGGCGCAGTGA
- a CDS encoding beta-CASP ribonuclease aCPSF1, with the protein MSSVEQQLDDLHEEITSELPNDISVSDVKYEGPELVVYTRDPKKFAQKGDLIRQLASKLRKRITVRPDPDVLSEPRDAREQIRNVIPEDAGVTDLDFHADTGEVVIEAEKPGMVIGRHGSTLREITQKVGWTPEVVRTPPIESSTVSNVRNFLKQERDDRRDVLERVGRQIHREEMSDEEYVRITTLGCCREVGRASFVLSTPETRILIDCGDKPGAEGEVPYLQVPEALGAGAQNIDAVVLTHAHLDHSALIPLLFKYGYDGPIYTTEPTRDLMGLLQLDYLDVAAKEGRAPPYDSEMVREAIKHTIPLEYGDVTDIAPDVKLTLHNAGHILGSAVSHFHIGDGLYNVAFSGDIHYDDTRLFNGAVNDFPRVETLVLESTYGGRNDYQTDQEDSERKLKEVINETYDRDGKVLIPAFAVGRSQEMMLVLEEAMRNGDIPEMPVHLDGMIWEATAIHSTYPEYLRDDLRDRIFHDDENPFLADQFNHIDGGEEERREVADGEPCIVLSTSGMIEGGPIMSWLRHFGSDPDNTLTFVGYQAQGTLGSRIQSGWDEIPIDDRGNGGRRGGDTLTLKMETETVDGFSGHADRQGLENFVKTMNPRPEKVLCVHGDESSVQDLSSALYHDYNMRTFAPKNLETFRFV; encoded by the coding sequence ATGAGTTCCGTTGAACAACAACTCGACGACCTGCACGAAGAGATCACGAGCGAACTGCCGAACGACATCTCGGTGTCCGACGTCAAGTACGAGGGCCCCGAGCTCGTCGTGTACACCCGCGACCCGAAGAAGTTCGCGCAGAAGGGCGACCTGATCCGACAGCTCGCCAGCAAGCTCCGCAAGCGAATCACCGTCCGCCCGGACCCGGACGTGCTCTCCGAGCCCCGCGACGCTCGCGAGCAGATCAGGAACGTCATCCCCGAGGACGCGGGCGTGACCGACCTCGACTTCCACGCCGACACCGGCGAGGTCGTCATCGAGGCCGAGAAACCCGGCATGGTGATCGGCCGCCACGGCTCGACGCTCCGGGAGATCACCCAGAAGGTCGGCTGGACGCCCGAGGTCGTCCGCACGCCGCCGATCGAGTCCTCCACCGTCTCGAACGTCCGGAACTTCCTCAAGCAGGAACGCGACGACCGCCGCGACGTGCTCGAGCGCGTCGGCCGGCAGATCCACCGCGAGGAGATGTCCGACGAGGAGTACGTCCGGATCACCACGCTCGGCTGCTGCCGCGAGGTCGGGCGCGCCTCCTTCGTCCTCTCGACGCCCGAGACGCGCATCCTCATCGACTGCGGCGACAAGCCCGGCGCGGAGGGCGAGGTGCCGTACCTCCAGGTGCCCGAGGCGCTCGGCGCGGGCGCGCAGAACATCGACGCCGTCGTCCTCACACACGCCCACCTCGACCACTCGGCGCTCATCCCCCTCCTGTTCAAGTACGGCTACGACGGCCCGATATACACGACGGAGCCGACCCGGGACCTGATGGGCCTGCTCCAGCTGGACTACCTCGACGTGGCCGCCAAGGAGGGCCGCGCACCCCCCTACGACTCCGAGATGGTCCGCGAGGCGATCAAACACACCATCCCGCTTGAGTACGGCGACGTGACCGACATCGCGCCGGACGTGAAGCTCACCCTCCACAACGCCGGCCACATCCTCGGCTCCGCCGTCTCCCACTTCCACATCGGCGACGGCCTGTACAACGTCGCCTTCTCCGGCGACATCCACTACGACGACACCCGCCTGTTCAACGGCGCGGTCAACGACTTCCCGCGCGTCGAGACGCTCGTGCTCGAATCCACCTACGGCGGTCGCAACGACTACCAGACCGACCAGGAGGACTCCGAGCGCAAGCTGAAGGAGGTCATCAACGAGACGTACGACCGCGACGGGAAGGTGCTCATCCCGGCGTTCGCCGTCGGCCGCTCCCAGGAGATGATGCTCGTGCTGGAGGAGGCCATGCGAAACGGCGACATCCCGGAGATGCCGGTCCACCTCGACGGCATGATCTGGGAGGCGACGGCCATCCACTCCACCTACCCCGAGTACCTCCGTGACGACCTGCGTGACCGCATCTTCCACGACGACGAGAACCCGTTCCTCGCCGACCAGTTCAACCACATCGACGGCGGCGAGGAGGAGCGCCGCGAGGTCGCCGACGGCGAGCCCTGCATCGTCCTCTCGACCTCCGGCATGATCGAGGGCGGCCCCATCATGTCCTGGCTCCGCCACTTCGGCAGCGACCCCGACAACACCCTCACGTTCGTCGGCTACCAGGCCCAGGGGACGCTGGGTAGCCGCATCCAGAGCGGCTGGGACGAGATCCCCATCGACGACCGGGGCAACGGCGGCCGCCGCGGCGGCGACACGCTCACGCTGAAGATGGAAACCGAGACCGTCGACGGCTTCTCCGGCCACGCCGACCGGCAGGGGCTGGAGAACTTCGTGAAGACGATGAACCCCCGCCCCGAGAAGGTGCTCTGCGTCCACGGCGACGAGTCGTCGGTGCAGGACCTCTCGTCGGCGCTGTACCACGACTACAACATGCGGACGTTCGCGCCGAAGAACCTGGAAACGTTCCGCTTCGTATAA
- a CDS encoding DUF7344 domain-containing protein has protein sequence MTNEGRTSGGSDHQADPEAVDDAFELLASAERRAVLNYLREHGDATLAELADVVAGRRAAAEGTFVPPERRVRIRIELDHAQLPLLDDRGIVDYGRDRERVALDTLPEPVETLLDLARTVAGEGATPNYPATDRERTPGGDPR, from the coding sequence ATGACAAACGAGGGGCGGACGAGCGGTGGGTCGGACCACCAGGCCGACCCCGAGGCTGTCGACGACGCCTTCGAACTGCTCGCCAGCGCGGAGCGTCGCGCCGTCCTCAACTACCTGCGCGAGCACGGCGACGCGACGCTGGCCGAACTCGCCGACGTCGTGGCCGGCCGGCGGGCCGCCGCCGAAGGGACGTTCGTCCCGCCGGAGCGACGGGTCCGGATCCGGATCGAACTCGACCACGCGCAGCTCCCCCTTCTCGACGACCGGGGGATCGTCGACTACGGCCGCGACCGCGAACGCGTCGCGCTCGACACCCTTCCCGAACCCGTCGAGACGCTGCTCGACCTCGCGCGCACCGTGGCGGGCGAGGGGGCGACCCCGAACTATCCGGCGACCGACCGGGAACGCACGCCGGGCGGGGACCCCCGATGA
- a CDS encoding DsbA family protein, translating into MRRRALLGAVGTGVAGLTGCLGGGGGSSSGQSDHPAARNLAAQPALGDPDDAEDLLVAFEDPSCPTCRRFETETFPRIRDELVDPGDAAFVYRVFPVVYDWGKPAVQAMEATYDRDEAAFWALKAHYYAEQSAFGTDNVLDRTEAFLADETEVDAAGVVEDARAETYDDAVQQDLTDGEDADVSATPTVALFSGGEFRTLVTGAQSYDVYANALGV; encoded by the coding sequence ATGAGACGGCGTGCGCTTCTCGGCGCGGTCGGCACCGGCGTCGCGGGGCTGACCGGCTGTCTGGGCGGCGGGGGCGGCAGCAGCAGCGGCCAGTCGGACCATCCGGCCGCCCGCAACCTCGCTGCCCAGCCCGCGCTCGGCGACCCCGACGACGCCGAGGACCTGCTGGTCGCGTTCGAGGACCCGTCCTGTCCCACCTGCCGTCGCTTCGAGACGGAGACGTTCCCGCGGATCCGCGACGAACTCGTCGATCCGGGCGACGCCGCGTTCGTCTACCGCGTGTTCCCGGTAGTGTACGACTGGGGCAAGCCCGCCGTGCAGGCGATGGAGGCGACGTACGACCGCGACGAGGCGGCGTTCTGGGCGCTGAAAGCGCACTACTACGCCGAGCAGTCGGCGTTCGGGACCGACAACGTCCTCGACCGGACCGAGGCGTTCCTCGCCGACGAGACCGAAGTGGACGCCGCCGGGGTCGTCGAAGACGCCCGGGCGGAGACGTACGACGACGCCGTCCAGCAGGACCTGACGGACGGCGAGGACGCCGACGTGTCCGCGACGCCGACCGTCGCGCTGTTCTCGGGCGGCGAGTTCCGGACGCTCGTGACGGGGGCACAGAGCTACGACGTGTACGCCAACGCACTCGGGGTATGA
- a CDS encoding endonuclease III domain-containing protein encodes MSDDAEPTENISGGTEGWEAFADDGEEATTRAEAVVDRLGELYWQKAYGGRDAFECLVRTILSQNTSDVASQPAHDALMDRYGGDDKDLAEALAAAEQSRLAETISSAGLYNQKSEVIIDAAEWVLDEFGSEAAFDEFVRTGDPDEVRDTLLSVTGVGPKTADCVLLFSGGRGGVFPVDTHVHRIARRLGVAPADADHEGVRAALEQAVPAEKCGFGHTAMIQFGREYCTARKPACLDDPEACPMSELCDQVGVYPATGEVEDPADAAAGD; translated from the coding sequence ATGTCCGACGACGCCGAGCCGACGGAGAACATCAGCGGCGGGACGGAGGGCTGGGAGGCGTTCGCCGACGACGGCGAGGAGGCGACCACCCGGGCCGAGGCCGTCGTCGACCGCCTCGGCGAGCTGTACTGGCAGAAGGCGTACGGCGGGCGCGACGCGTTCGAGTGTCTCGTCCGCACTATCCTGAGCCAGAACACCAGCGACGTGGCGAGCCAGCCGGCCCACGATGCGCTGATGGACCGGTACGGAGGAGACGACAAGGATCTGGCGGAAGCCCTGGCCGCCGCCGAGCAGTCACGGCTCGCCGAAACCATCTCGTCGGCTGGCCTGTACAACCAGAAATCCGAGGTGATCATCGACGCCGCCGAGTGGGTGCTGGACGAGTTCGGCTCCGAGGCGGCGTTCGACGAGTTCGTCCGGACCGGCGACCCCGACGAAGTCCGGGACACCCTGCTGTCGGTGACCGGCGTCGGGCCGAAGACGGCCGACTGCGTCCTGCTGTTCTCGGGCGGACGCGGTGGGGTGTTTCCCGTGGACACGCACGTCCACCGGATCGCGCGCCGCCTCGGGGTCGCGCCGGCCGACGCCGACCACGAGGGCGTCCGCGCGGCGCTGGAGCAGGCTGTCCCCGCCGAGAAATGTGGTTTCGGCCACACCGCGATGATCCAGTTCGGCCGGGAGTACTGCACGGCGCGCAAGCCGGCCTGTCTCGACGACCCCGAGGCGTGCCCGATGTCGGAACTGTGCGACCAGGTCGGCGTCTACCCGGCGACGGGCGAGGTGGAGGACCCGGCGGACGCCGCGGCCGGCGACTGA
- a CDS encoding DUF371 domain-containing protein encodes MDEVVRARGHENVTAEHGSTFEVTTDDYLTPAGDCILAVEADRAPADFDPEFVAACRDADATITATFEADGHVETVRGRGDPDLELTSERSMVGRTSDYVDERTFLLGADFAAAEFDRDLVAALADGAALTVTVTVE; translated from the coding sequence ATGGACGAAGTCGTCCGCGCTCGCGGCCACGAGAACGTGACCGCCGAGCACGGCAGCACGTTCGAGGTGACGACCGACGACTACCTCACGCCGGCCGGCGACTGCATCCTCGCCGTCGAGGCCGATCGCGCGCCGGCGGACTTCGACCCCGAGTTCGTCGCGGCCTGCCGTGACGCCGACGCGACGATCACCGCCACCTTTGAGGCCGACGGCCACGTCGAGACGGTCCGGGGCCGCGGCGACCCGGACCTGGAACTGACGAGCGAGCGGAGCATGGTGGGCCGCACCAGCGACTACGTCGACGAGCGCACGTTCCTGCTCGGAGCCGACTTCGCCGCCGCCGAGTTCGACCGCGACCTCGTCGCGGCGCTCGCCGACGGGGCGGCGCTGACGGTGACAGTTACGGTGGAGTAA
- a CDS encoding glycoside hydrolase family 2 protein: MTGTWTAAAVDPSDDGEPPSAGEWEDVSVPGQPERFAGESAVAYRLSFDDPRSDAAQRTLLDLRGLYAHARVWLNGDLLGEHDAYFVPFRREFEPQERNELVVECRAPEDAFGGVERTDQLPDDAGVPGIRWGAHVRVRQPTFLDDLTVSPHVDGDDATIEASVAVDAAEAVDDYVTFSLRPEGFRGGGAMERAQVTADAGERTRVRREIRVRDPSWWWPADHGPQHRYTVRAKLGEASASATTGLRTVSYGDDGLYVNGRQVHARGLNVLPSDDPTGDVQRAADANANLLRAHAHVPPHDLHEAADEAGLLVWQDLPLTGNREFDPDRGRELAAALADEYDHHPSVSLYGVHDDPRAPFADPLGAGRTSRYRLRWRAWRTSYDRGPAEEVAEAFPEGTPTVPVAGPPGTDPDAAHLYPGWSYGTATDIGWLLDRYPDLEGIVGEYGAGALAAAGDSDGDVPGFDARAHEVAVGTDDADESGASQATTLKTVTETLRRRGTDVAAAFALRDAAPGAGMGVLAHDGAAKPAYEALSQSFEPVQAVIDEPPEPGAVGITVVNDGPETVEPTLSWAAGDAEGTAELSAAPGDRVDAGAARIPPDAEEVELLLTLSDRTVYNEYYL, translated from the coding sequence ATGACGGGGACGTGGACGGCCGCGGCGGTCGACCCGAGCGACGACGGGGAGCCGCCGAGCGCCGGGGAGTGGGAGGACGTATCGGTACCGGGACAGCCCGAGCGGTTCGCCGGCGAGTCGGCGGTCGCCTACCGCCTGTCGTTCGACGACCCGCGGAGCGACGCCGCCCAGCGCACGCTGCTCGACCTCCGGGGGCTGTACGCCCACGCCCGGGTCTGGCTCAACGGCGACCTGCTCGGCGAGCACGACGCCTACTTCGTCCCGTTCCGGCGGGAGTTCGAGCCGCAGGAGCGCAACGAACTCGTCGTGGAGTGCCGCGCGCCCGAGGACGCGTTCGGCGGCGTCGAGCGGACCGACCAGTTGCCGGACGACGCCGGCGTCCCGGGGATCCGGTGGGGTGCACACGTCCGGGTCCGTCAGCCGACGTTTCTCGACGACCTGACCGTCAGCCCGCACGTCGACGGCGACGACGCGACCATCGAGGCGTCCGTCGCGGTCGACGCCGCGGAGGCGGTCGACGACTACGTGACGTTCTCGCTGCGCCCGGAGGGGTTCCGCGGCGGCGGCGCGATGGAGCGCGCACAGGTGACCGCCGACGCCGGCGAGCGGACGAGGGTGCGCCGGGAGATACGGGTCCGAGACCCGTCGTGGTGGTGGCCGGCCGACCACGGGCCACAGCACCGCTACACGGTCCGTGCGAAGCTCGGCGAGGCGAGCGCGAGCGCGACGACCGGGCTTCGGACGGTGTCGTACGGGGACGATGGCCTGTACGTGAACGGGCGGCAGGTGCACGCTCGCGGGCTGAACGTCCTCCCGTCGGACGACCCGACGGGGGACGTGCAGCGGGCGGCCGACGCGAACGCGAACCTCCTTCGAGCCCACGCACACGTCCCGCCCCACGACCTCCACGAGGCGGCCGACGAGGCGGGGCTGCTCGTCTGGCAGGACCTCCCACTGACGGGGAACCGCGAGTTCGACCCCGACCGCGGCCGCGAACTGGCCGCCGCGCTCGCCGACGAGTACGACCACCACCCGAGCGTCTCGCTGTACGGCGTCCACGACGACCCGCGCGCGCCCTTCGCGGACCCGCTCGGCGCGGGTCGGACGAGCCGGTATCGCCTCCGCTGGCGGGCGTGGCGGACCTCGTACGACCGGGGGCCGGCCGAGGAGGTCGCCGAGGCGTTCCCCGAGGGGACGCCGACGGTGCCGGTCGCCGGCCCGCCCGGCACCGACCCGGACGCCGCCCACCTGTATCCGGGCTGGTCGTACGGGACGGCGACCGACATCGGGTGGCTGCTCGACCGGTACCCGGATCTGGAAGGGATCGTCGGCGAGTACGGCGCGGGGGCACTGGCGGCCGCCGGCGACAGCGACGGCGACGTTCCGGGGTTCGACGCGCGGGCCCACGAGGTCGCGGTCGGGACGGACGACGCCGACGAGTCGGGCGCGTCTCAGGCGACGACGCTGAAGACGGTGACCGAGACGCTCCGTCGGCGCGGGACGGACGTGGCCGCGGCCTTCGCGCTGCGGGACGCCGCGCCGGGTGCGGGGATGGGCGTCCTCGCACACGACGGGGCGGCAAAGCCCGCCTACGAGGCGCTCTCGCAGTCGTTCGAGCCGGTACAGGCCGTGATCGACGAGCCACCGGAACCCGGAGCCGTCGGGATCACGGTCGTCAACGACGGCCCTGAGACCGTCGAGCCGACGCTCTCCTGGGCCGCCGGGGACGCCGAGGGGACGGCGGAGCTGTCGGCCGCGCCCGGCGACCGGGTCGACGCCGGTGCGGCCCGGATCCCGCCGGACGCCGAGGAAGTCGAACTGCTGCTCACGCTGTCGGACCGGACCGTGTACAACGAGTACTATTTATAA
- a CDS encoding DICT sensory domain-containing protein, translated as MSLRGAIAEARADAVEVGVYAPKPFDDLADLFAARNVTVTHRRYPNDGTDGFVVVRRDGEFRGALPVAHVRDGLSPSPRRPGERRDDAFRRFMDLFEGAAFAASDRRQLLATTREIEDRAWRVGRGTLYVGFQRPEALAAQRSVYERFGERDDLAVHLYVAAEWDRPAIPGVRTHVTDDDEISAVWFVVFEGGGSDENKCALLAEEHDPGEYRGVWTYDPARVDDVTAHLRAAY; from the coding sequence ATGAGCCTCCGGGGAGCCATCGCCGAGGCGCGGGCGGACGCGGTGGAGGTCGGCGTGTACGCACCGAAGCCGTTCGACGACCTCGCCGACCTGTTCGCCGCCCGTAACGTCACCGTGACGCACCGCCGGTATCCGAACGACGGGACCGACGGCTTCGTCGTCGTCCGACGCGACGGCGAGTTTCGCGGCGCGCTCCCGGTGGCCCACGTCCGGGACGGATTATCCCCGTCCCCCCGCCGGCCGGGGGAGCGGCGCGACGACGCCTTCCGCCGGTTCATGGACCTGTTCGAGGGGGCGGCGTTCGCCGCCAGCGACAGGCGACAGCTGCTCGCAACGACCCGGGAGATAGAGGACCGCGCGTGGCGGGTCGGCCGCGGCACGCTGTACGTCGGCTTCCAGCGCCCCGAGGCGCTGGCGGCACAGCGGTCGGTGTACGAGCGGTTCGGCGAGCGCGACGACCTGGCCGTCCACCTCTACGTGGCCGCCGAGTGGGACCGGCCAGCGATTCCGGGCGTCCGGACCCACGTGACCGACGACGACGAGATCAGCGCGGTGTGGTTCGTCGTCTTCGAGGGCGGGGGCAGCGACGAGAACAAGTGCGCGCTGCTGGCCGAGGAACACGACCCCGGCGAGTACCGCGGCGTCTGGACGTACGACCCGGCCCGCGTCGACGACGTGACGGCCCACCTCCGGGCGGCGTACTAA
- the proS gene encoding proline--tRNA ligase, which translates to MSDEQDLGITESKEHSPGDWYAEVVQKAGLADYAPMGGFIVTRPRGYALWESIQDHLDGWFKDTGVTNAYFPLFIPESYLEREKDIVEGFDPEVAWVTKGGHDELEERLAVRPTSESIIAPFMAKWTRSYRDLPLRLNQWCSVVRWEATETKPFFRTKEFLWQEGHTAHEDGDEAWNETMTRLDQYERLYEDVLAIPVLRGRKPPHDKFPGADTTTTVEALMPDGKSVQGGTSHYLGQSFAEAFDITFVDEDEEESVAHTTSWGLSWRALGALIMTHSDDQGLVLPPTVAPTQVAIVPIWQEDTKDEVLDYAEGIADDLEAAGVSVELDDRDERNPGFKFNEHELNGVPVRFEIGPNEVEEDRVTVVHRPDGESVEADRDGIADAVEDHFDAVHDKLYEAAEENLEENVRKAYSPEDILGTIGRYGGYVKTPWCGDEACETAIKEEIAAEIVMTPLDRDAEPIGDDCGVCGDEAVETAYFAKSY; encoded by the coding sequence ATGAGCGACGAGCAGGATCTCGGGATCACCGAGAGCAAGGAGCACAGCCCCGGCGACTGGTACGCCGAGGTCGTCCAGAAGGCGGGCCTCGCGGACTACGCGCCGATGGGCGGGTTCATCGTCACCCGGCCCCGCGGCTACGCCCTCTGGGAGTCGATCCAGGACCACCTCGACGGCTGGTTCAAGGACACCGGCGTCACGAACGCCTACTTCCCGCTCTTTATCCCCGAGAGCTACCTCGAACGGGAGAAGGACATCGTCGAGGGGTTCGACCCCGAGGTGGCGTGGGTCACCAAGGGCGGCCACGACGAACTGGAGGAGCGACTGGCGGTCCGGCCGACGAGCGAGAGCATCATCGCGCCGTTCATGGCCAAGTGGACCCGGAGCTACCGCGACCTCCCGCTGCGCCTGAACCAGTGGTGCAGCGTCGTCCGCTGGGAGGCGACGGAGACGAAGCCGTTCTTCCGCACCAAGGAGTTCCTCTGGCAGGAGGGCCACACCGCCCACGAGGACGGCGACGAGGCGTGGAACGAAACGATGACTCGCCTCGACCAGTACGAGCGCCTGTACGAGGACGTGCTCGCCATCCCGGTGCTGCGCGGCCGCAAGCCCCCCCACGACAAGTTCCCCGGCGCGGACACGACGACGACCGTCGAGGCGCTGATGCCCGACGGCAAGTCCGTGCAGGGTGGCACCAGCCACTACCTCGGTCAGTCGTTCGCGGAAGCGTTCGACATCACGTTCGTCGACGAGGACGAGGAGGAGTCCGTCGCCCACACGACCTCGTGGGGGCTCTCCTGGCGCGCGCTCGGCGCGCTGATCATGACCCACAGCGACGACCAGGGGCTCGTGCTCCCCCCGACCGTCGCCCCCACGCAGGTCGCCATCGTCCCCATCTGGCAGGAGGACACCAAAGACGAGGTGCTCGACTACGCCGAAGGGATCGCCGACGACCTGGAGGCCGCCGGCGTCAGCGTCGAACTCGACGACCGCGACGAGCGCAACCCCGGCTTCAAGTTCAACGAGCACGAGCTGAACGGCGTCCCCGTCCGCTTCGAGATCGGCCCGAACGAGGTCGAGGAGGACCGGGTCACTGTCGTCCACCGGCCCGACGGAGAGTCGGTCGAGGCGGACCGCGACGGCATCGCCGACGCCGTCGAGGACCACTTCGACGCGGTCCACGACAAGCTGTACGAGGCCGCCGAGGAGAACCTCGAAGAGAACGTCCGCAAGGCCTACAGCCCGGAGGACATCCTCGGGACCATCGGTCGCTACGGCGGCTACGTGAAGACGCCGTGGTGCGGCGACGAGGCCTGCGAGACCGCGATCAAGGAGGAGATCGCCGCCGAGATCGTGATGACGCCGCTGGACAGGGACGCGGAACCGATCGGCGACGACTGCGGCGTCTGCGGGGACGAGGCCGTCGAGACGGCGTACTTCGCCAAGTCGTACTGA